ATCGCCCTGTCTGTGGCAGCGCCCCCACGTGATTCTGGGATTGCTGTCCGCCGGCGCAGGCACCGGCTGGATCAGAGATTCATACGTGAGCCAGGGAAGGGTGGAGATAAAAAGCAATGCCCGCGCGTCGCCCGTATCCTCCAGGGACTGCTGCGCCCTGGCACGTGCCTGCGCCTGCGCGGCATGTGTCAGAAACGCTTCAAATGTGCAGTCGCTCTCCAGTTTGCAGTAGCAATAGGTATTGTCCGGCAAGGCGAGCGTATGGGACGTGGGGCACCGTTGATACTCGATGATACCTTCCCCATTGATCCGCTGCCGAAGCTCCGGCACCGCGTTTGCCGCATGGGATACGAGGTATAGAAACGAGAGAAAAAAGGGCAGCCCTTCCTTCTTTACCCTGGCATAAAAGCCCGTGATATCCACTTGAACGGTTACGCCCACGTAGGGCTGCGCCATATCCTTAAAGTACGCAAAGTGCTTGCTTCTGGGATAGGCATCCATCGATAGCACTTTATACGCCATTCCCCCACCTGCTTTCATATGCGTTCCGTGTGCATGTTTGAACCTCTGCCTGGTACCCACCTGTTTTGATAACAGTATAGCATGGGGCGACCAGCACGGCCAGCCATCGCAGGGAATTGCGATTGCGGGACGCGTACATCCATGCAGGTTGCATGGGCAATACCTGTTGTTCGTTCCGTCGCATGCGCATACTTTCCCCCTGATCTGTAAACTCTTATAAAGTATGTATGCGAAAGAAGATGTTGCGTGTGTCCATTTCGGAGCTTCTCATCCGCGTATTTGCTTCCATCCTCGTGCTGCTGGTTATGGCGCGGCTCAACGGGCCCAAGCAGATCTCGCAGATGAACTTTTACGATTATATTGTGGGCATCACCGTGGGTTCCCTCACGGCCAGCGTCAGCATTGACAGCGGGATCAGTATCCCAAATGGGCTGATAGCCATTGCCCTCTTTCTGCTGTGCGGGATGCTGATGTCCTGGCTGGCGCAAAACAACATGGTGCTGCGCCGTTTCCTTTTCGGCAGGCCGATCGTCCTCATTGCCAAGGGCAACATCCAGCGCAAGGGACTCCGGCGTGCACGCATGAATACCAACGAATTGCTCAGCACACTGCGTTACAGCGGGTATTTTAACGTATCGGAGGTCAATTACGCCATCCTCGAGCCCACAGGCAAGCTCTCCGTGCAGCCCAAGGGCTTTGCGCGGCCGACCAAGGCGAGCGACCTGCCGTCGCATGCCTCGGATACCACGCTTTACGCAAATGTCATCATTGACGGCAACATCCTGCATGAAAACTTAAAGGCCTTTGGCAGAGACGCGCTTTGGCTGCGCGACGCGCTGCAAAAGCAGGGAATTGTGCAGATCGCGGACATTGCACTTG
Above is a window of Maliibacterium massiliense DNA encoding:
- a CDS encoding CatA-like O-acetyltransferase; amino-acid sequence: MAYKVLSMDAYPRSKHFAYFKDMAQPYVGVTVQVDITGFYARVKKEGLPFFLSFLYLVSHAANAVPELRQRINGEGIIEYQRCPTSHTLALPDNTYCYCKLESDCTFEAFLTHAAQAQARARAQQSLEDTGDARALLFISTLPWLTYESLIQPVPAPADSNPRITWGRCHRQGDQVLMPVSILCHHALVDGRHIAQFYQHLQEEMLGFAGRG
- a CDS encoding DUF421 domain-containing protein — its product is MSISELLIRVFASILVLLVMARLNGPKQISQMNFYDYIVGITVGSLTASVSIDSGISIPNGLIAIALFLLCGMLMSWLAQNNMVLRRFLFGRPIVLIAKGNIQRKGLRRARMNTNELLSTLRYSGYFNVSEVNYAILEPTGKLSVQPKGFARPTKASDLPSHASDTTLYANVIIDGNILHENLKAFGRDALWLRDALQKQGIVQIADIALATLDEQGAFSIYLLDHNQTSHTSLI